The following proteins are encoded in a genomic region of Dyadobacter sp. UC 10:
- the glmS gene encoding glutamine--fructose-6-phosphate transaminase (isomerizing), translating to MCGIVAYVGGREAYPLILKGLKRLEYRGYDSSGIALLEKEKLNIYKKKGKVSDLEAELGGKHLAATIGIGHTRWATHGEPNDINAHPHFSNDRKLAIIHNGIIENYASIKQNLIQKGHKFQSETDTEVLIHFIEDIQSETGGSLESAVKLALKEVVGAYAIVVMSVDHPGQLIAARKGSPLVIGIGEDEFFFASDATPIIEYTKDVVYLDDYEVAVVKDDKLSIQNLDNTETIPYIQKLEMELETIEKGGYDHFMIKEIFEQPRSIGDSMRGRLRADDAHLQLGGLSSYMDKLAEAERIVIVACGTSWHAGLVAEYLFEELARINVEVEYASEFRYRNPVIKENDVVIAISQSGETADTLAAIELAKSKGATIFGVCNVVGSSIARATHAGAYTHAGPEIGVASTKAFTAQVTVLTLIAIATAKRKGTISEEAYRQLLIELENIPAKVEKMFESSDKIKEIAFIFTYARNFIYLGRGLNFPVALEGALKLKEISYIHAEGYPAAEMKHGPIALIDEDMPVVFLATKDSSYEKIVSNIQEVKARKGRVIAIVTEGDTLIPGMVDFVIEVPTTHEILTPLVSVIPLQLLSYYIAVMRGRNVDQPRNLAKSVTVE from the coding sequence ATGTGCGGAATAGTGGCTTATGTTGGAGGCAGGGAGGCTTATCCTCTGATCCTGAAAGGTCTTAAAAGACTTGAATACCGAGGGTACGATAGTTCAGGGATTGCATTGCTGGAAAAGGAGAAATTGAACATTTACAAGAAAAAAGGAAAGGTTTCTGATTTGGAGGCTGAGCTGGGCGGAAAACATTTAGCTGCTACAATCGGGATCGGACACACCAGGTGGGCAACCCACGGAGAACCCAACGACATCAATGCGCATCCACATTTTTCAAATGACCGCAAGCTGGCGATCATCCATAACGGAATCATAGAGAACTACGCCTCGATCAAGCAAAACCTCATTCAAAAAGGGCATAAGTTTCAAAGTGAAACGGACACGGAGGTATTGATTCACTTCATCGAAGATATTCAGTCCGAAACGGGAGGCTCGCTGGAGTCGGCCGTAAAGCTGGCTTTGAAGGAAGTGGTAGGTGCGTACGCGATCGTGGTAATGTCAGTCGATCATCCCGGACAACTGATTGCGGCGCGTAAAGGAAGTCCGCTGGTGATCGGGATCGGTGAAGACGAATTTTTCTTCGCCTCCGACGCAACGCCAATTATTGAGTATACAAAAGACGTTGTTTACCTCGACGATTACGAAGTAGCGGTTGTGAAGGACGATAAGCTGAGCATTCAGAATCTCGATAATACAGAGACCATTCCATACATACAAAAATTGGAAATGGAGCTCGAAACGATTGAAAAGGGAGGTTACGATCATTTTATGATCAAAGAGATCTTCGAACAGCCGCGCTCGATCGGTGACAGCATGCGCGGTAGGTTACGAGCTGACGATGCCCATCTGCAACTCGGCGGACTCAGCAGTTATATGGATAAGCTAGCCGAAGCCGAGCGGATCGTGATTGTGGCATGTGGTACTTCGTGGCATGCCGGCCTCGTCGCCGAATATCTTTTCGAGGAACTGGCGAGAATAAATGTCGAAGTAGAATATGCATCTGAATTCCGGTATAGGAATCCGGTCATCAAGGAAAACGATGTTGTGATCGCTATTTCTCAATCGGGTGAAACGGCAGATACGCTTGCTGCAATTGAGCTTGCAAAGTCCAAAGGAGCTACGATTTTTGGCGTTTGCAATGTAGTAGGATCGTCCATTGCCCGTGCGACGCATGCAGGTGCATATACGCACGCAGGGCCGGAAATAGGCGTGGCAAGTACGAAAGCATTCACTGCTCAGGTAACGGTTTTGACATTGATAGCGATTGCCACTGCAAAAAGGAAGGGTACGATTTCAGAAGAAGCTTACCGGCAACTGCTTATCGAGCTGGAAAATATTCCGGCCAAAGTAGAGAAGATGTTTGAGAGTTCAGACAAGATCAAAGAGATTGCATTTATCTTCACCTATGCACGCAACTTTATTTATCTGGGGCGCGGATTGAATTTTCCGGTAGCTTTGGAAGGCGCATTGAAACTGAAAGAAATCTCATATATCCATGCCGAAGGTTACCCCGCCGCGGAAATGAAACATGGACCAATAGCGCTTATCGACGAAGATATGCCGGTTGTTTTTTTAGCGACAAAAGATAGTTCCTACGAGAAAATCGTCTCCAATATTCAGGAAGTGAAAGCTCGAAAAGGTAGGGTAATTGCTATTGTGACGGAAGGTGATACGCTGATCCCCGGCATGGTGGACTTTGTGATTGAGGTTCCGACAACCCACGAAATCCTGACACCGCTCGTTTCCGTGATTCCATTGCAGCTGTTATCTTACTACATCGCGGTGATGCGCGGCCGGAATGTGGATCAACCACGCAACCTGGCCAAATCCGTAACAGTTGAGTAA
- a CDS encoding IlvD/Edd family dehydratase — MEENKLRSRGWFGKSGKDGFIYRAWMKNQGYPADEFEGRPVIGICNTFSELTPCNGHFRELAESVKRGVWEAGGFPLEFPVMSLGETLMKPTAMLYRNLASMDVEESIRANPIDGVVLLCGCDKTTPSLVMGAASVNIPTIVVSGGPMLTGRYRGKTVGTSDVWRFSELYRKGEMTQEEFTTSEACMCRSDGHCAVMGTASTMACMVESLGLTLPENAAIPAADSRRKVLAHLSGRRIVQMVHEDLRLSQILTKEAFENAIMINAAIGGSTNFVIHLLAIAGRIGVDLTLDDFNDICARVPLLLNLQPSGGYFMEDFYYAGGLPVVIKELIGRLHDGVITANGKTMGENCANAECFDPEVIGTLAEPIKDLTGLAVLRGNLCENGAVIKPSASLNPELMQHRGKAVVFEDIDDYKARLDDPDLDVDENSILVLKNVGPKGYPGMPEVGNMSLPKKLLAKGVIDMVRISDGRMSGTGFGTVVLHVSPEAAVCGTLALVRDGDFIELDVANRRLNLEVSQEELETRKCVWKPLDLGYKRGYVNLHINHVLQAHEGADLDFLKGGSGDKVTRDSH, encoded by the coding sequence ATGGAAGAAAATAAGTTACGCAGCCGCGGCTGGTTTGGAAAGTCAGGAAAGGACGGGTTTATATACAGGGCCTGGATGAAAAACCAGGGCTACCCTGCCGATGAATTCGAGGGACGGCCGGTTATCGGTATTTGCAATACATTTTCAGAATTGACACCATGCAACGGCCACTTTCGCGAGCTGGCCGAATCAGTCAAAAGGGGAGTTTGGGAAGCAGGCGGCTTTCCGCTCGAATTTCCTGTGATGTCGCTCGGCGAGACATTGATGAAGCCTACCGCAATGCTTTACCGCAATCTGGCTAGTATGGACGTAGAGGAATCGATCCGCGCGAATCCGATCGACGGCGTTGTATTGCTTTGCGGCTGTGACAAAACTACCCCTTCGCTGGTGATGGGCGCAGCGAGCGTGAATATCCCTACGATTGTTGTTTCCGGCGGGCCAATGCTTACAGGTCGGTATCGCGGAAAAACCGTCGGTACCAGCGACGTCTGGCGTTTCAGCGAGCTTTATCGCAAAGGCGAGATGACGCAGGAAGAATTCACGACCTCTGAAGCCTGCATGTGCCGCAGCGACGGACACTGCGCCGTAATGGGTACGGCCTCCACAATGGCTTGCATGGTCGAATCGCTAGGCTTAACCCTGCCTGAAAATGCGGCCATACCGGCAGCAGATTCGCGCCGGAAAGTACTGGCCCATTTGTCCGGCAGGCGGATTGTACAAATGGTGCACGAAGACTTAAGGTTATCGCAGATTTTGACCAAAGAAGCATTTGAAAATGCAATTATGATCAATGCCGCGATCGGCGGTTCTACCAACTTTGTGATCCATTTGTTAGCGATCGCAGGAAGAATTGGCGTGGACCTTACGCTGGATGATTTCAACGATATATGCGCCCGGGTGCCGCTGCTGCTCAATTTGCAGCCTTCCGGCGGCTATTTTATGGAAGATTTTTATTACGCTGGCGGTTTACCGGTTGTCATTAAAGAACTGATCGGCAGGCTACACGACGGCGTCATCACTGCCAACGGAAAAACCATGGGCGAAAACTGCGCCAATGCAGAATGCTTTGACCCCGAAGTAATAGGAACATTGGCCGAGCCGATCAAAGACCTGACCGGACTGGCGGTTCTCAGGGGTAATCTTTGCGAAAATGGAGCGGTCATTAAACCTTCTGCCTCGCTGAACCCGGAGCTTATGCAGCACAGAGGCAAGGCAGTTGTGTTCGAAGATATTGACGACTACAAAGCGCGTCTCGACGACCCTGATCTTGACGTAGATGAAAATAGTATCCTTGTTCTGAAAAATGTAGGCCCGAAAGGCTACCCGGGTATGCCGGAAGTGGGCAATATGTCTTTGCCGAAAAAGCTGCTGGCGAAAGGCGTGATTGATATGGTACGCATCTCCGACGGCCGGATGAGCGGAACGGGATTTGGAACAGTTGTTTTGCACGTTTCGCCGGAAGCTGCCGTGTGTGGTACCCTTGCATTGGTCCGCGATGGTGATTTTATCGAATTGGATGTTGCAAACAGGAGGCTAAACCTGGAAGTATCCCAGGAGGAGCTGGAAACGAGAAAATGTGTCTGGAAACCGCTGGATTTGGGCTACAAGCGGGGATATGTAAATCTGCACATTAACCACGTTCTCCAAGCGCACGAAGGTGCCGACCTCGACTTCCTGAAAGGCGGTTCGGGCGATAAAGTGACAAGGGATTCACATTAA
- a CDS encoding TonB-dependent receptor, translated as MKGVVRDKHTGQPVVGATVQIVGQNKGVFTNESGRYELQDLCPGSYTLECRIVGYAAFQHKLDLTAGHEENFNLEEQEVHLQDVEITAHRSEAPSSQPLTTISGADLEKTRGQNLGESLKGVTGVTTLQTGSSIAKPVIHGMHSNRILIMNNGVRQEGQQWGSEHAPEIDPFIATRLSVVKGAAGVRYGSDAIGGVILVEPEELPYNKQLSGEINAVGFSNGRQGVGSATLQGGIKNLKGFAWRAQGTIKRGGNIRTPRYFLDNTGISEKNFSLGAGYRNKGFGIDVFYSRFATQIGIFSGSHIGSVTDLLNVIKNGEPLVKSGFNYNIARPNQNVTHELIKAETHYHFKNGSGIQWTFARQLNDRNEYDLHRPRNDSIAALNRPELTFKLSTLTNDVGWDHKPIAGKLAGQVGVSTLYQYNLMDGRPLIPNFNQFNVGLFWMERFVTKQWELEAGIRYDYRTLKTYRIVNREKIADDFQFANFSGTVGATRNFSERISARVNAGTAWRAPNVSELFSDGVHHGAAAYEKGDATLQSEKAINTTASLKYEDAKWSAEIGAYYNYIADYIYLKPQPDPILTIRGAFPYFKYTQTDASFTGIDLSATWQFAKHTTIASKLSYLRVYDRRNDSYLVMIPPNRLDNELKYELPGTDEKWHNTFVSVGNLLVARQKRVPANSDFLAPPKGYALWNLQAGTSLRFSEKQELEIGLSIQNVFNTAYRDYLNRFRYYADDMGRNASLRLKWKFGG; from the coding sequence GTGAAGGGTGTTGTGAGAGATAAGCATACTGGCCAGCCGGTGGTAGGCGCTACGGTTCAGATCGTGGGGCAAAATAAAGGCGTTTTTACAAATGAATCGGGGCGATACGAGTTGCAGGACCTTTGTCCGGGCTCCTACACGCTTGAATGCAGAATTGTGGGTTATGCCGCATTTCAGCACAAGCTGGACCTCACAGCCGGGCACGAGGAAAATTTCAACCTGGAAGAGCAGGAAGTGCATTTACAGGATGTAGAAATTACCGCTCACCGATCGGAAGCGCCTTCTTCCCAGCCATTAACAACAATTTCCGGTGCCGATCTTGAAAAAACGCGGGGACAAAATTTAGGGGAAAGCCTGAAAGGAGTAACGGGTGTTACCACACTGCAAACCGGCTCTTCAATCGCGAAGCCCGTTATTCACGGTATGCATAGCAACCGGATATTGATTATGAACAATGGCGTACGCCAGGAAGGACAACAGTGGGGCTCGGAGCACGCGCCGGAGATAGACCCATTTATCGCGACCCGGTTATCTGTCGTAAAAGGCGCCGCGGGTGTTCGCTATGGATCCGATGCGATCGGCGGCGTTATTCTGGTCGAACCGGAGGAGTTGCCTTATAATAAGCAGCTAAGTGGCGAAATAAATGCGGTGGGTTTTTCGAATGGGCGGCAAGGTGTGGGCTCTGCTACATTGCAGGGCGGGATAAAAAATCTCAAAGGCTTTGCCTGGCGGGCGCAGGGAACCATCAAACGCGGAGGAAATATCCGTACACCCCGCTATTTTCTGGACAATACCGGGATCAGTGAAAAGAACTTTTCTTTGGGCGCAGGATACCGAAATAAGGGTTTTGGGATAGATGTTTTTTACAGCCGTTTTGCGACGCAGATCGGTATTTTCTCAGGCTCTCACATTGGCAGCGTGACAGATTTGTTAAATGTGATCAAAAATGGAGAGCCGCTTGTGAAGTCCGGGTTCAACTACAATATAGCCCGCCCAAACCAAAATGTTACCCACGAGCTCATCAAAGCTGAAACGCATTATCATTTTAAAAACGGCAGCGGTATCCAATGGACTTTTGCGAGGCAGCTAAACGACAGGAACGAGTATGACCTGCACCGCCCAAGAAACGATTCGATAGCCGCGCTCAATCGCCCGGAACTGACTTTCAAATTATCAACGTTAACAAATGATGTGGGCTGGGACCACAAACCAATTGCGGGAAAGCTGGCCGGACAGGTAGGAGTCAGCACTTTGTATCAATATAATTTAATGGACGGGCGTCCGCTGATTCCTAATTTCAACCAGTTCAATGTGGGTCTTTTCTGGATGGAAAGATTTGTAACAAAACAATGGGAACTGGAAGCGGGGATTCGTTATGATTACCGGACATTGAAAACCTACAGAATTGTAAACCGGGAGAAAATCGCAGATGATTTTCAATTTGCTAACTTTTCGGGTACAGTCGGTGCGACGAGAAATTTTTCCGAGCGGATTTCTGCCCGGGTCAATGCGGGCACAGCCTGGCGGGCACCCAATGTGAGCGAGCTGTTCAGCGACGGCGTGCACCATGGCGCAGCAGCCTACGAAAAAGGCGATGCAACGCTGCAATCAGAAAAAGCGATCAATACCACTGCAAGTCTGAAATATGAAGACGCAAAATGGTCAGCGGAGATTGGCGCCTACTACAATTACATTGCCGATTACATTTACTTAAAACCCCAACCTGACCCTATTCTTACTATTCGCGGTGCGTTCCCTTATTTCAAGTATACCCAAACAGACGCGTCATTCACTGGCATTGACCTTTCTGCAACCTGGCAGTTTGCAAAGCATACAACAATTGCAAGCAAGCTGAGCTACCTGCGCGTTTATGACCGGCGAAATGACAGCTACCTGGTTATGATCCCTCCGAACCGACTGGATAATGAGCTAAAATACGAGCTTCCGGGGACTGATGAAAAATGGCACAATACTTTCGTTTCAGTTGGCAATTTGCTAGTTGCACGCCAAAAACGGGTTCCGGCCAACAGCGATTTCCTCGCTCCGCCAAAAGGATACGCACTATGGAACCTGCAGGCGGGCACTTCCCTGCGTTTTTCAGAAAAACAGGAGCTTGAAATAGGGCTGAGTATTCAGAATGTCTTCAATACTGCATATCGCGATTACCTCAATCGATTCCGGTATTATGCCGACGATATGGGGAGAAATGCTTCCTTACGCCTTAAATGGAAGTTTGGGGGCTAA
- a CDS encoding NHL repeat-containing protein: MSEIQSRRQFAKITAAAAATLTFKPFYILNAKPKADGETIGHGTHKYKVHQSWGNLDASKFPVNNCHEMVQDSKGRLIMVTDEIKNNILIYDRSGKLLESWGHEYPGGHGLTLWNANGEEFLFITDPNTGKVIKTDLKGKVLLTIEHPSKVGAYKEKDPFKPTETAVGPDGTLYIADGYGSNFILRYNQKGEFIDKFGGSGDGDAQFSTAHGVAVDYRDKANPTLLVTSRAHNAFKRFTLDGKYLSTLFLPGAFVCRPVFQGENLFAGVCWSRLKYLNQTPNSGFVTILDKNNKVISNPGGTKPEYKNGELQLMVQEKPIFMHCHDVCIDGDQNIYVCQWNAKKTYPVKLERV, encoded by the coding sequence ATGTCCGAAATACAATCACGCCGCCAGTTTGCTAAAATAACTGCCGCCGCCGCCGCGACCCTTACTTTTAAGCCATTTTACATTCTCAATGCCAAACCGAAAGCGGATGGGGAAACCATTGGCCACGGCACGCACAAGTACAAAGTACATCAGAGCTGGGGGAACCTGGATGCTTCAAAATTTCCGGTCAACAACTGCCACGAAATGGTGCAGGACAGCAAGGGAAGATTGATCATGGTGACGGATGAAATTAAAAACAATATCCTCATTTACGATCGGTCGGGCAAATTGCTTGAAAGCTGGGGACACGAATATCCCGGCGGCCACGGCCTGACGCTCTGGAACGCGAATGGAGAAGAATTTCTTTTCATTACGGATCCTAATACCGGCAAAGTTATTAAAACAGATCTGAAAGGTAAGGTACTGCTGACGATAGAACACCCTTCGAAAGTAGGCGCATACAAGGAAAAGGATCCATTCAAACCAACAGAAACAGCAGTAGGTCCCGATGGTACGCTCTATATCGCTGATGGATACGGTTCCAATTTCATATTAAGGTACAACCAGAAGGGAGAATTTATTGATAAGTTCGGAGGTTCAGGTGACGGCGATGCACAGTTTTCAACAGCTCACGGTGTGGCAGTAGATTATCGCGACAAAGCCAATCCTACCCTATTGGTAACTTCCCGGGCCCATAATGCCTTCAAAAGATTTACACTCGACGGTAAATACCTGAGTACCTTGTTCCTGCCCGGTGCATTCGTTTGCCGGCCTGTCTTTCAGGGTGAAAATCTGTTTGCCGGCGTGTGCTGGTCCCGTTTGAAGTATCTGAATCAAACACCTAACTCAGGTTTTGTGACAATACTTGATAAAAACAACAAAGTGATATCCAATCCAGGCGGGACAAAGCCAGAATATAAAAATGGTGAATTGCAGTTAATGGTACAGGAAAAACCCATTTTCATGCATTGCCACGATGTTTGCATTGACGGCGACCAGAACATTTACGTTTGTCAATGGAATGCCAAGAAAACTTATCCTGTAAAACTGGAAAGAGTTTAA
- a CDS encoding MerC domain-containing protein, with amino-acid sequence MKSVHSHNKADYIGILGSVLCIVHCLLVPALAFGSGVASHHSHSGLRFLDFFFILINGVAVYYATRHHKSVPIRVMLWVALALFSFSLIFEGKHAIFTWLSYAGSALLIVGHLINLYICQIAPRFKMRVS; translated from the coding sequence ATGAAGTCAGTCCACTCACATAATAAAGCCGATTACATAGGAATTCTGGGTTCTGTGCTTTGCATAGTCCATTGTCTCCTTGTTCCTGCGCTGGCATTTGGTTCTGGCGTTGCTTCGCATCATTCACATTCGGGGCTTCGGTTTCTTGATTTCTTTTTTATTCTGATAAATGGTGTTGCTGTTTATTACGCCACGCGTCACCATAAGTCTGTACCTATCCGCGTAATGCTTTGGGTTGCTCTTGCCTTATTTTCGTTTTCTCTGATTTTCGAAGGAAAGCACGCGATTTTTACCTGGCTCAGCTACGCCGGCTCTGCGCTGCTCATTGTAGGCCATCTGATCAATCTATATATCTGCCAGATTGCGCCGAGGTTTAAAATGCGGGTTTCGTAA
- a CDS encoding serine hydrolase — translation MLLPLFASPTLAQIQSDGFIEKLLKKHPERFSEILKNPEKYQVQILYTRIDRNKKNEPHFTTYAYRLNKDQYFYPASTVKLPAVALAFEKLNKLGIDKYTPMLTGASRPEQTVVTKDSTSENGLPSVAHYAKKILLASDNDAFNRLYEFIGQQELNDSLHKKGYVDTRIIHRLESNIGAENNRYTNPVRFEKDGKAVYEQPAQYNAEEFKAPASLLVGKGFMKDGQLVNEPFDFTAKNSFPLEEQHRMLKSLFFPEQVPASQRFNLTEDDYQFLYRYMSQFPVETDYPAHYTDDYYDGYVKFLLFGATKTRLPRHIRLFNKSGDAYGFLLDNAYIVDFEKGIEFMLTAMIYCNEDEIFNDDKYEYDTVGLPFMANLGKTIFEYELGRKRSVRPDLDRFEVEYDK, via the coding sequence TTGCTTTTACCATTGTTTGCATCACCCACACTTGCGCAAATCCAATCCGATGGTTTTATAGAAAAATTGCTGAAAAAGCATCCCGAACGCTTCTCCGAAATCCTCAAAAATCCAGAAAAATACCAGGTTCAGATTCTGTACACCCGCATTGACAGGAACAAAAAGAACGAGCCGCATTTTACGACGTATGCTTACCGGCTCAATAAGGATCAGTATTTCTATCCTGCCAGTACCGTCAAGCTTCCCGCTGTGGCATTGGCTTTTGAAAAACTGAATAAGCTCGGCATAGATAAATATACTCCCATGCTTACAGGGGCAAGCCGGCCAGAGCAAACTGTCGTCACCAAAGATTCTACCTCCGAGAACGGCCTGCCATCCGTCGCGCATTACGCCAAGAAAATTCTCCTGGCGAGTGATAACGACGCTTTTAACAGGCTATATGAATTTATAGGGCAGCAGGAACTGAATGATAGTCTGCACAAAAAGGGTTATGTCGACACGCGGATCATTCACAGGCTCGAATCCAACATCGGCGCAGAAAATAACAGGTACACTAATCCGGTAAGGTTTGAGAAAGATGGAAAGGCTGTATACGAGCAGCCGGCACAATATAATGCTGAGGAATTCAAAGCGCCTGCCTCACTTTTAGTAGGAAAAGGATTTATGAAAGACGGGCAGCTTGTAAATGAGCCTTTTGATTTCACAGCAAAAAATAGCTTTCCGCTGGAAGAGCAACACCGGATGCTGAAATCGCTTTTTTTTCCGGAGCAGGTCCCCGCAAGTCAGCGTTTCAACCTGACGGAAGATGATTACCAATTTCTCTACAGATATATGTCGCAGTTTCCGGTTGAAACCGACTATCCCGCACATTACACCGACGATTACTATGACGGATATGTGAAATTCCTGCTTTTCGGAGCCACAAAAACGCGTTTGCCGCGACATATCAGGCTGTTCAACAAGAGTGGCGACGCTTACGGTTTTCTGCTCGATAATGCTTATATCGTAGATTTTGAAAAAGGCATCGAATTTATGCTGACAGCTATGATCTACTGTAATGAAGATGAGATCTTCAATGACGATAAATATGAATACGACACGGTGGGCTTACCTTTCATGGCAAACCTGGGCAAGACGATTTTTGAATATGAATTGGGTAGAAAACGCTCCGTGAGGCCGGATCTTGATCGTTTTGAAGTAGAATATGACAAATAG
- the gldD gene encoding gliding motility lipoprotein GldD, giving the protein MSKRFLFLIALCSNVLLLSCGDKEQRAETYAPRPKGFNRIELPDHNYQQLTEQHPYIFEVSRFAKVEPDTFSTAEKHWIFINYPALEANIQLTYKAINNDPSRLKSFIDDSYKLAGKHQIRASSIQEQRVLSKSGRTAIMFKIEGDVPSPYQFYTTDSTQHFLRGAIYFPSASKNDSLAPVIDYLQKDMVHLLNTLRWR; this is encoded by the coding sequence ATGTCAAAAAGATTTTTATTCCTGATCGCATTATGTTCCAATGTGCTTTTATTGTCTTGCGGCGACAAGGAGCAACGAGCGGAAACTTACGCGCCGCGTCCAAAAGGCTTTAACCGGATCGAGCTGCCGGACCACAATTACCAGCAGCTTACAGAGCAGCATCCCTATATTTTCGAAGTTTCCCGGTTTGCCAAAGTGGAGCCGGATACATTTTCAACGGCGGAAAAGCATTGGATCTTCATCAATTATCCCGCATTAGAAGCCAACATCCAGCTGACTTACAAGGCTATAAACAATGATCCTTCCCGCCTGAAATCATTTATTGATGACAGCTACAAGCTCGCCGGCAAACATCAGATCCGGGCTTCCTCTATTCAGGAACAGCGGGTTTTAAGTAAAAGCGGCCGTACTGCTATTATGTTTAAGATTGAAGGCGACGTGCCTAGTCCGTATCAGTTTTACACAACCGATAGCACGCAGCACTTTCTGCGGGGCGCTATTTACTTCCCTTCTGCATCAAAAAACGACTCACTGGCACCGGTAATTGATTATCTACAAAAGGATATGGTTCATTTACTGAACACGCTGCGGTGGAGATAA
- a CDS encoding Fur family transcriptional regulator translates to MDQLRETLKGHHLRTTTCREDVLSTFITKKNALSHGDLEGALGENYDRVTIYRTLKTFLEKGIIHKVLDDEGLRYALCSHNCSEEQHHHDHIHFKCNECGETNCLENLRIPLVQLPQGYQPENFNLLIQGTCPKCN, encoded by the coding sequence ATGGATCAATTAAGGGAAACACTGAAAGGGCATCATCTTCGTACAACCACTTGCCGTGAGGATGTACTTTCGACATTCATCACCAAAAAGAACGCACTTTCGCACGGAGATTTAGAAGGTGCATTGGGTGAGAATTACGACCGTGTCACCATTTACAGGACCTTAAAAACTTTTCTTGAAAAAGGTATTATTCACAAAGTACTCGACGATGAGGGATTGCGGTATGCATTATGTTCGCATAATTGTTCGGAGGAGCAGCACCACCATGATCATATTCACTTCAAGTGCAATGAATGCGGCGAGACAAACTGTCTTGAAAATCTGAGGATTCCGCTGGTTCAATTACCTCAGGGTTATCAACCCGAAAATTTCAATCTGCTGATCCAGGGTACCTGCCCGAAATGTAATTAG
- a CDS encoding SDR family NAD(P)-dependent oxidoreductase, whose amino-acid sequence MNNLPFDNQVAIVTGAGQGIGFEIARQLAIQGAGVILNDADQSLAAEAAKKIRNKGGDCVAFAGDASKQEMIDGMVDEAVKCFGQLTICVANAGITLFGDFFEYPADKLRQVLEVNLMGSFMLTQAAAKQMRQQKSGGRVLLMSSVVGHQAHKFLGAYAMTKAGLEMLAKNLVIELSPYGITINTVAPGATLTERTLAEDPTYPKTWSAITPMGRPAICEDIANAALFLLSPHSGHITGQSLVVDGGWTSVSPLPDLSNMSVKRN is encoded by the coding sequence ATGAATAACTTACCATTTGACAACCAGGTAGCTATTGTAACCGGCGCAGGGCAGGGAATAGGATTTGAAATTGCGAGACAGCTTGCAATTCAGGGCGCTGGAGTCATTCTCAACGATGCCGACCAGTCGCTCGCCGCGGAAGCCGCTAAAAAAATCCGGAACAAAGGCGGCGATTGTGTTGCATTTGCGGGAGATGCGTCAAAGCAGGAGATGATCGACGGCATGGTCGACGAAGCTGTCAAATGTTTTGGTCAACTCACTATTTGTGTTGCAAATGCAGGTATTACGCTATTTGGCGACTTTTTTGAATATCCCGCTGACAAACTCCGTCAGGTTCTCGAAGTGAACTTAATGGGATCATTTATGCTTACTCAGGCTGCTGCCAAACAAATGCGCCAGCAAAAATCGGGAGGGCGCGTACTCCTCATGTCCTCGGTTGTAGGTCACCAGGCACACAAATTTTTAGGTGCCTATGCAATGACGAAAGCCGGACTGGAAATGCTGGCCAAAAATCTTGTAATCGAGCTTTCGCCCTATGGGATTACGATTAATACAGTAGCGCCGGGCGCAACATTAACGGAAAGAACTTTGGCGGAAGACCCTACCTACCCCAAAACCTGGTCGGCGATCACACCGATGGGCAGACCGGCAATTTGTGAAGATATCGCAAATGCGGCATTGTTTCTATTATCTCCGCATTCAGGGCATATTACCGGCCAAAGTCTGGTAGTAGACGGCGGCTGGACTTCCGTAAGCCCACTGCCTGACCTGAGTAATATGTCTGTTAAAAGAAATTAA